A single region of the Plasmodium malariae genome assembly, chromosome: 7 genome encodes:
- the PmUG01_07019700 gene encoding conserved Plasmodium protein, unknown function, with translation MKSRAYLLFALAVIIYNVFIKTKSVQDKWDKKYKIGKGFISINNKNKYYSVYGKRKDGGKLVTHFSKNSILLQIKKIPFIKYEELMKPLKIILSLSNIFAFMLSLNYFNLIHNKHRNALIEITDKVNSKIFLLTTINDVIKRIPTQVPTFCKIFFFCLFQFFFQNFISRFTASYFFYAKKGKELKDEGNSEPHNDGYDKGNSDRNDIGHNEANGVGNNRKDLFSDNKLDKINEQDNHESTHRNNVALNEHIADEGLKEKNFEQSEGSVTRPHCYDEKDKKYNIVEEASYDNSEVGEKEKRTNIENAKVHMLQHMCMLNHSGLIPMYVFNNILQKLNYVDDNINAFVNFYLLVSSFISKVYTNLVIKKYKLSSGNNSSNSNSSSNSSSNSSSNSSSNSSSNSSSNSSSNSSSNSSSNSSSNSSSNSSSNSSSNSSSNSSSNSSSNSSSNSSSNSSSNSSSNSSSNSSSNSSSNSSNIDNSNRSYLTLFNSLFLNSYTCCIFFSLLFKFSNTANLLYENSLRQVFLIFNNILTPSFLIIISNILYEGMKIKSSFDMNGLLFILCNKYLLFPSIIFALLYLNGSYKIFSVKNNLLLFFLLQAMTPPNYNIYFLSEKFGEFKEIQKILSLSYPIYLVPLFFYSLTVYKYFKNKQI, from the exons ATGAAATCACgtgcatatttattatttgcaCTAGCAGTGATCATATACAATGTGttcataaaaacaaaaagtgtGCAGGATAAATGGGACAAGAAGTACAAAATAGGAAAAGGatttataagtataaataataaaaataaatattacagtGTGTATGGAAAGAGAAAAGATGGGGGAAAATTGGTAACTCACTTTAGcaaaaatagtattttattacaaataaagaaaataccgttcataaaatatgaagagTTAATGAAGCCATTAAAGATAATACTCAGTTTGAGTAACATATTTGCTTTTATGCTTTCGTTAAACTACTTTAActtaatacataataaacaTAGAAATGCATTAATTGAAATTACGGATAAAGTTAACtcgaaaatatttttactgaCCACTATAAATGATGTAATAAAACGAATTCCTACACAAGTCCCAActttttgcaaaattttttttttttgtctttttcaatttttttttcaaaattttatttctcgCTTTACGGcctcttattttttctatgcAAAAAAGGGGAAAGAGTTAAAAGATGAAGGGAATAGTGAACCCCATAACGATGGGTATGATAAGGGGAATAGCGATAGGAATGACATAGGGCATAACGAAGCGAATGGCGTAGGGAATAACAGAAAAGACCTTTTTTCAGATAACAAATTAGACAAAATTAACGAACAGGATAACCATGAGAGTACACACAGGAATAATGTAGCACTAAACGAACACATTGCGGATGAAggtttaaaagaaaaaaattttgaacagTCGGAAGGGAGTGTAACTCGACCACACTGCTACGATgagaaagataaaaaatataacatagtTGAAGAAGCTTCTTATGATAACAGTGAAGTAggggaaaaggaaaaacgcACAAACATCGAGAATGCAAAAGTTCATATGCTACAACACATGTGCATGTTAAATCACTCAGGACTTATACCCATGTAcgtatttaataatatattgcaAAAGTTAAATTATGTTGATGATAACATTAACGCATTTGTGAACTTCTACCTTTTAGTTAGTAGCTTTATTTCAAAGGTGTACACCAATTtggttataaaaaaatataaattatcaagCGGTAATAATAGCAGCAATAGTAATAGCAGTAGTAACAGCAGCAGTAACAGCAGCAGTAACAGCAGCAGTAACAGCAGCAGTAACAGCAGCAGTAACAGCAGCAGTAACAGCAGCAGTAACAGCAGCAGTAACAGCAGCAGTAACAGCAGCAGTAACAGCAGCAGTAACAGCAGTAGTAACAGCAGCAGTAACAGCAGCAGTAACAGCAGCAGTAACAGCAGTAGTAACAGCAGCAGTAACAGCAGTAGTAACAGCAGTAGTAATAGCAGTAGTAACAGCAGCAGTAACAGCAGTAGTAATAGCAGTAACATTGATAATAGCAATCGGAGCTACCTGACCTTATTCAACTCCCTTTTTCTCAATTCATACACatgttgtatttttttttcacttcttTTCAAATTTTCTAATACGGCAAACTTACTTTATGAAAATTCACTCAGACAAGTATTTCTCatctttaataatatattaactcCCTCCTTccttataattatttctaatatattatatgaaggtatgaaaataaaatcttCATTTGATATGAATGGTTTACTCTTTATCTTGTGCAACAAGTATCTTTTGTTTCCCTCTATTATCTTTGCTTTGCTTTATTTGAATGGTTCCTACAAGATTTTTAGC gttaaaaataatttactccttttttttttacttcaagCAATGACGCCCCCAAACTACAACATCTACTTTTTAAGC gAGAAATTCGGAGAGTTCAAAGAAATACAAAAGATTCTGAGTCTTTCATATCCCATTTATCTAGttcctttgtttttttattccttaactgtgtataaatattttaaaaataagcaGATATAG
- the PmUG01_07019400 gene encoding ribosomal protein L35, putative — MKCLFIQIVLLILSLHLSHCKKQSSNTNKSVLNIYDMFRQNMKEKKYGKMYFLANNYDKKYKSRKKKEEYKTVFFKYNTNNSNSNTNDGNSKNNNMLTNWDSSFTLYVRGCTNLKPKTNKSIAKRFKLTKNGKLIRKKAGASHMLRKKTSSNRASLRKRTTIASGRIAKKYKSVIFK; from the coding sequence ATGAAGTGTTTGTTTATTCAAATTGTTCTACTAATTCTGTCATTACACCTTTCCCATTGCAAAAAACAGAGTAGCAACACAAATAAAAGTgtactaaatatatatgacatGTTCAGGcaaaatatgaaagaaaaaaaatatgggaaaatgtattttttagcAAACAATTAcgacaaaaaatataaatcaagaaaaaagaaagaagagTATAAaactgtattttttaaatataatacaaataatagtaatagtaataccAATGATggtaatagtaaaaataataatatgttaacGAATTGGGATAGTTCTTTTACCTTGTATGTTCGGGGATGTACTAACTTAAAACCAAAGACAAATAAATCCATTGCGAAAAGGtttaaattaacaaaaaatggaaagttaataagaaaaaaagcaGGCGCTAGTCATATGctcagaaaaaaaacatcATCCAACAGAGCTTCTTTAAGAAAAAGGACCACTATTGCGTCAGGAAGAATAGCgaagaaatataaaagtgtTATATTTAAGTAG
- the PA28 gene encoding subunit of proteaseome activator complex, putative — MESFLSKIDKIEPYDPKIKDEYNQFKYDVTKQAVESLRERIPRRIIYFNKLVNVNSEPGSILDVKDLDGNSYRYKVDKIEESVRKRHKVNDCDKTEKKKDTLDGVNNNTKNYMGFEGDKKIVIDEKVLYTHYVPSHKQIYEELEKIKSYASELIEIIGNIKLWIQLNVPRIEDGNNFGVGIQEEAIQELARVEESAFNLYDAIVKYYMERAKLSTKVIKYPNIYDYQEAIRELDEKEWIHIKITIIDMRNNYIMLYDLLFKNWEKVVKPKNEDAHHRMTF, encoded by the coding sequence ATGGAAAGCTTCCTAAGCAAGATAGATAAAATTGAACCATATGATCCCAAAATAAAGGATGAGTATAACCAATTTAAGTATGACGTTACTAAACAAGCAGTGGAATCATTGAGGGAAAGAATACCGAggagaataatatattttaacaaattagTAAATGTAAATTCAGAACCTGGAAGTATTTTAGATGTAAAAGATTTAGATGGTAACTCATATAGATATAAAGTTgataaaatagaagaaaGCGTTAGAAAGAGGCATAAAGTAAATGATTGTGATAAgacagaaaaaaagaaagatacATTAGATggtgttaataataatacgaaaaattatatggGTTTTGAAGGAGATAAAAAGATAGTTATTGATGAAAAGGTTTTGTATACACATTATGTACCATcacataaacaaatatatgaagaattagaaaaaataaaatcatatGCATCTGAGTTGATAGAAATAATtggaaatattaaattatggaTTCAATTAAATGTACCAAGAATAGAAGATGGTAATAATTTTGGTGTTGGTATACAGGAAGAAGCAATACAAGAATTAGCTAGAGTTGAGGAAAGTGCATTTAATTTGTATGATGCTATAGtgaaatattatatggaAAGAGCAAAATTATCGACAAAAGTTATTAAGTACCCGAATATTTATGATTATCAAGAAGCCATAAGAGAATTAGATGAAAAGGAATGGAtccatataaaaattactatcATCGATATgagaaataattatattatgctTTATGATTTGTTATTTAAGAATTGGGAAAAGGTTGTTAAACCGAAAAATGAAGATGCACATCATAGGATGACCTTCTAG
- the PmUG01_07019500 gene encoding peptide deformylase, putative, which translates to MGLLRYYFLIIGLIVHNFRSCLTYLINKKVSLNLRNNNIRGRKRNVLVRFSVCQNEKEMKIVVYPHGILRQKCEEVVYFDDNLKTLVRSMFNIMYDSKGIGLSAPQVNINKRIIVWNALYEKRREENERVFINPSIVEQSLIKTKSTEACLSLPNIEGKVERPSIVSVSYYDLNGNKHLKILKGIHSRVFQHEYDHLNGVLFIDRLTQSEKQKIRAKLNELIRAYKANFTEEPAI; encoded by the exons ATGGGTTTGTTAAgatattactttttaataattgGATTAATAGTTCATAATTTCAGATCATgtttaacatatttaattaacaaaaagGTTAGTTTGAATTTAAGGAACAATAACATAAGGGGGAGGAAAAGAAATGTATTAGTACGCTTTTCAGTGtgtcaaaatgaaaaagaaatgaaaattgtAGTATATCCTCATGGGATTCTTCGGCAAAAATGTGAAGAAGTAGTTTACTTTGATGACAATTTGAAA ACCCTCGTAAGAAGCATGTTTAACATTATGTACGATAGCAAAGGCATAGGACTGTCAGCTCCTCAAGTAAACATCAACAAGCGAATAATAGTATGGAATGCATTATATGAAAAACGAAGGGAGGAAAATGAAAGAGTATTTATAAATCCAAGCATAGTTGAACAAAGCTTAATAAAGACAAAATCAACTGAGGCATGTTTATCCTTACCAAATATAGAGGGAAAAGTGGAACGGCCAAGTATTGTTTCAGTTAGCTATTATGATTTAAATGgaaataaacatttaaaaattttgaaaggAATACATTCAAGAGTATTCCAACATGAGTATGATCATCTCAATGGggttttatttattgataGACTAACTCAATCTGAAAAGCAAAAGATCAGAGCAAAATTGAACGAACTTATACGAGCATACAAGGCCAATTTCACGGAAGAACCAGCCATTTAG
- the PmUG01_07019200 gene encoding translation initiation factor SUI1, putative, whose product MFKNNITLGNKNFLGNKDRKKLAINIKNTFNIEKDEIVDEILDKEDTSVCKVQKSKIIVYISKNIPVLFCENNVIFPTVYTLWKFPQIIPCFVIYPPASEFLLRGADLMIPGICKDVDDLEKLKVGNVWGVRVFNNPHIFAVGQCCIDYNNNKKFYNLKGKCLKLAHIYNDKLWNIGPQSIPHSSFKNKIIDSIEELVDNLDDFKIYNENKGGKKNTSRSSDEAEGVEEGEGIEVEEDVEEQKTKKKKKKVDFGFFSDEDDEEVGNDLSLTYNDKNNINGKKENETKLKSMPNEKHLVNFYKHFNTIMKKRNQIKNGSSELKCSNASTSTIDDSSAWNKSKINEGVSKNKDTTDRLSDDYQSKKKECNVDLDAMEKVLGLNDSDNANKENSVKRNGNNSHLPVQQKKDNTKNSLTTMDINEFDQVYDNEQEMFSEMESSRKPSGSLAYEQRDDMDTVIINEEQRVENVRKKKEAERGDIIDEKNILNGSSNTKEEEVKHMGDNISNKNGTTIFELNNEQQDVLLLYSLLEALHSISDESLPLEVSGIYSRMTREIMYILRNDTVLGELQKCNVPNEIINKIRKKEINLEVDVKKSSHKKLIKFIQYCSKTKLIKIKENRNVVSIVEICKRNPLYASYKCMSLSDKKKYASEGQSKSENQDPNDSQVQGQNSKTDTNTPVNNKCAQILEYYMPSSKTLNIFKCVDSKTEKNSYFNISQLRDVFKSYIKLQNLQKDDDMSFIKINEQLQSFLCVENISNNILPYDVIMNQFISAQQPCYAVIKPYTNFDADSVNIIKGVCPSIHIYAVARMKGKKYVTHITNLYLFHLDLTKFSDQVQKQLACSCSTVISPSTKKEEILVQGNVVNQIYNILISNYSFPKKYIVLNAK is encoded by the exons atgttcaaaaataatataacgcTCGGAAACAAAAACTTCCTTGGTAACAAAGATAGGAAAAA gctagctataaatataaagaacaCATTTAACATTGAAAAAGATGAAATAGTAGATGAAATTTTGGACAAAGAGGACACAAGTGTCTGCAAAGTACAGAAGagtaaaataattgtatatatatccaaAAACATTCCAGTATTATTTTGTGAgaataatgttatatttcCAACTGTTTATACACTCTGGAAATTTCCACAAATAATACCTTGCTTTGTCATATATCCACCAGCATCcgaatttttattaagagGAGCTGATTTAATGATACCTGGTATATGCAAAGATGTTGATGATTTAGAAAAACTTAAAGTTGGGAATGTATGGGGCGTAAGAGTTTTTAACAATCCGCATATTTTTGCTGTTGGACAATGTTGTATtgattataacaataataaaaaattttataatttaaaaggaaaatgctTAAAActagcacatatatataatgacaAATTGTGGAATATAGGTCCACAAAGTATACCTCATAgcagttttaaaaataaaataattgacTCCATTGAAGAGTTGGTAGACAACCTGGAcgattttaaaatatataatgaaaataaaggagggaaaaaaaatacttccCGTAGTAGTGATGAAGCGGAAGGAGTAGAAGAAGGGGAAGGGATAGAAGTAGAGGAGGATGTAGAAGagcaaaaaacaaaaaaaaaaaaaaaaaaagtcgaTTTTGGCTTTTTCAGTGACGAGGATGATGAAGAGGTAGGGAATGATCTTTCTCTCacatataatgataaaaataatataaatggaaaaaaagaaaacgaaacaaaattaaaaagtatgcCAAATGAAAAGCatttagtaaatttttataaacatttcaatacaataatgaagaaaaggaatcaaataaaaaatggatcATCTGAGTTAAAATGTAGCAACGCTAGTACTAGTACCATTGATGATAGTAGTGCATGGAATAAGAGCAAAATAAACGAAGGagtatcaaaaaataaagacaCAACTGATCGCCTATCGGATGATTATCAGAGTAAGAAAAAAGAGTGCAATGTCGATTTGGATGCTATGGAAAAAGTTTTAGGTTTGAATGATTCTGATAATGCGAACAAAGAAAACTCGGTTAAACGAAATGGAAACAATAGTCACCTACCAGTTCAGCAGAAAAAGGATAACACAAAAAATAGTTTGACAACCATGGACATTAATGAGTTCGACCAAGTGTATGATAATGAGCAGGAGATGTTTTCAGAAATGGAAAGCTCGAGAAAACCAAGTGGTAGTTTGGCATACGAGCAACGCGACGATATGGACACAGTTATTATAAATGAAGAACAAAGAGTGGAAAATgttcgaaaaaaaaaggaagctGAAAGGGGCGATATAATTGATGAAAAGAATATACTTAACGGATCAAGTAATACAAAGGAGGAGGAAGTAAAACACATGGGTGataatataagtaataaaaatggaacaaCAATTTTTGAACTGAACAATGAACAACAAGATGTGCTTCTATTATATTCTCTTTTGGAAGCTTTACATTCAATTAGCGATGAAAGCTTGCCCCTCGAAGTTTCTGGTATATACAGCAGGATGACTAGAGAAATCATGTACATTCTCAGAAACGATACTGTGCTAGGGGAGTTACAAAAATGCAATGTAcctaatgaaataataaataaaataagaaaaaaagaaataaactTAGAAGTAGATGTAAAGAAATCAAGTCATAAAAAgctaattaaatttattcagTATTGCTCTAAAACtaaattgataaaaattaaagaaaatagaaATGTTGTATCGATAGTAGAAATATGTAAAAGAAATCCATTATATGCATCGTACAAATGTATGTCGTTgagtgataaaaaaaaatatgcaagtGAGGGGCAAAGTAAGAGTGAAAATCAGGATCCAAATGATAGTCAAGTTCAGGGGCAGAATAGCAAAACGGATACAAATACACCAGTTAATAACAAATGCGCGCAAATACTAGAATACTATATGCCCTCGTCCAAAACGTTGAACATATTCAAATGTGTAGATAGTAAGACAGAAAAGAactcatattttaatattagtCAATTAAGAGATGTAtttaaatcatatataaaattacaaaatttacAGAAGGATGATGATAtgtcttttataaaaataaatgaacagttacaatcttttttatgtgtcgaaaatatttcaaataatatattaccaTATGATGTTATTATGAACCAATTCATTTCTGCTCAACAGCCATGTTATGCTGTAATTAAACCATATACTAATTTTGATGCTGATTctgttaatataataaaaggagTTTGTCCCTCCATTCACATTTATGCAGTTGCAAGAATgaaaggtaaaaaatatgtaaccCATATAAccaatttatatttattccaTTTAGATCTTACTAAATTTTCTGATCAAGTACAGAAACAGTTAGCCTGTTCATGCTCTACAGTTATCTCCCCCtcaacaaaaaaagaagaaattcTAGTTCAAGGGAACGTAGTCAATCAGATATACAACATTTTGATTAGCAACTACAGTTTTCCCAAGAAGTACATAGTGCTTAACGCAAAATAG
- the PmUG01_07019600 gene encoding P1 nuclease, putative, with the protein MVGTNILFFIISITVLWKEKKFLAKCYNNEGHEAIGMVAMSGLKNDQLYELKKLLHGKDLVDVGKWGHLVHNKIKETESMHYNLQNSDCQKTLFQCEDKNGLCLINSIKYFYNKLASDASNPSTASNPSTASNPSNASNPSNASNPSNASNPSNASNPSNVSNPSTASNPSNASNPSNASNPSTASNPSNASNSPVDDPPKNGKSEREGVHFIYPKNIKFTDSDSLKYLISLIADMHQPLRISFRYDNGGKNIDITYLDNYSKRVKSNLFEFLENELLNKMVQKYETSWYSGWTHVNRIFDEHKKDEALFEKNGIDVINIWAEQIVNEFCSEFYLNNYVTNYMISIKNELHYDTSKELDIPYDLEFNLERLIRLNILRAGSRIAILLNHIFANKKFSSFRKKSAFDKVAYEEVERHKTASIYRDNAIFINIAIIFLILLIIFYLNVVINKKSKMYLPNKIEEIELQGKCN; encoded by the exons ATGGTAGGAACGAATatactcttttttataattagtaTTACTGTTCTATGGAAGGAGAAAAAGTTTTTAGCAAAATGCTACAACAATGAAGGCCATGAAGCGATAGGAATGGTTGCTATGTCAGGGCTTAAAAATGAtcaattatatgaattaaaaaagttgCTACATGGAAAAGATTTAGTTGATGTTGGTAAGTGGGGGCATCtagtacataataaaataaaagaaacaGAGTCTATGcattataatttacaaaatagtGATTGTCAAAAGACATTATTTCAATGTGAAGATAAAAATGGGTTATGTCTAATTAATTCGATCAAGTACTTTTACAACAAGTTGGCATCCGATGCTTCTAACCCATCCACTGCTTCTAACCCATCCACTGCTTCTAACCCATCCAATGCTTCTAACCCATCCAATGCTTCTAACCCATCCAATGCTTCTAACCCATCCAATGCTTCTAACCCATCCAATGTTTCTAACCCATCCACTGCTTCTAACCCATCCAATGCTTCTAACCCATCCAATGCTTCTAACCCATCCACTGCTTCTAACCCATCCAATGCTTCTAACTCCCCTGTTGACGATCCCCCGAAGAATGGTAAGAGTGAACGTGAAGGTGtccattttatatatcccaaaaatattaaatttacagATTCAGAttccttaaaatatttaatttctttaattGCTGATATGCACCAACCGTTAAGAATATCATTTCGATATGACAATGGAGGGAAGAATATTGACATAACGTATTTAGACAATTACTCAAAAAGAGTGAAAAGcaatttatttgaatttttagaaaatgaattattaaataagatGGTACAGAAGTATGAAACATCATGGTATAGTGGTTGGACACATGTAAATAGAATTTTTGatgaacataaaaaagaCGAAgctttatttgaaaaaaatggaatagatgttataaatatatgggCAGAACAAATTGTAAATGAGTTTTGTTCAGAATTTTATcttaataattatgttaCAAACTATATGAtaagtattaaaaatgaattacaTTACGACACCTCCAAAGAGTTAGATATACCCTATGACTTAGAATTTAACTTAGAAAGGTTAATAAGACTCAACATTTTAAGGGCAGGTTCAAGAATAGCTATTCTCCTTAATCATATATTTGCCAATAAGAAATTTTCAAGTTTTAGGAAAAAGTCCGCTTTTGACAAAG TTGCGTATGAAGAAGTGGAAAGGCACAAAACAGCATCCATATATAGGGACAATgcaatattcataaatatagcaataatatttttaatactg cTAATAATTTTCTACCTTAATGtagtaattaataaaaaaagtaagatGTACTTGCCTAACAAGATTGAGGAAATTGAGTTACAAGGGAAGTGCAACTAA